Proteins encoded within one genomic window of Halalkalicoccus subterraneus:
- a CDS encoding thiamine pyrophosphate-requiring protein, which yields MDVNEAIAQTLREEGVEYLFGFPSNPLFDTDSAEEAGVRSIITRQERTAVHMADAVGRLTSGEQVGAFACQHGPGTENSIGGVAQAYGESAPIVAIPAGYDLAKTDVDPKFNSLVSYQSVSKSCEQLADPEAVGETMRRAFSSARNGRPRPSVVEVPKDVFYTDLEEEFEYTPSKARRSGPDPADVETAAETLAEAERPVVFAGQGVHYAKGWNSLKELAETLEAPVATSLNGKSAFPEDHPLSLGAASKSEPGQLAHFMREADVVFGIGCSFTETAYGLTAPEGADIVHSTLDPTDIDKDVVSTHSLVGDAKLTLEALLDELDGRVDDDRGRADDVAAEIEDVREEWLAEWEAKLTSEDTPINPYRVVRELDEIVDKEEVVITHDAGNPRDFLAPFFEVTEPLSYIGWGKTTQLGYGLGLTMGAKLVNPEKLCINVWGDGAIGMTALDLETAAREDIPILSIHLNNFEMASYDTPFGGDWADVAEGLGCYGERVEDPDELGAAIERGIEQTEEGTPALIEVITAKETELSRPDLE from the coding sequence ATGGACGTCAACGAAGCGATCGCGCAGACGCTACGAGAGGAGGGTGTAGAGTACCTGTTCGGCTTCCCGAGCAACCCGCTGTTCGACACGGATTCAGCGGAGGAGGCGGGGGTCCGATCCATCATCACGAGGCAGGAACGAACCGCGGTCCACATGGCCGACGCCGTCGGGCGGCTGACCTCCGGCGAGCAGGTCGGCGCGTTCGCCTGCCAGCACGGGCCGGGCACCGAGAACTCCATCGGCGGCGTCGCCCAAGCCTACGGCGAGTCCGCGCCCATCGTCGCGATCCCCGCGGGCTACGATCTGGCGAAGACCGACGTGGACCCGAAGTTCAACTCGCTGGTGAGCTACCAGTCGGTGAGCAAGTCCTGCGAACAGCTCGCGGACCCCGAGGCCGTCGGCGAGACGATGCGCCGGGCGTTCAGCTCGGCGCGTAACGGCCGGCCCCGGCCCTCCGTGGTCGAGGTCCCCAAGGACGTCTTCTACACGGATCTCGAGGAGGAGTTCGAGTACACCCCCTCGAAGGCGCGCCGGTCGGGCCCGGACCCGGCGGACGTCGAGACGGCAGCCGAGACCCTCGCCGAGGCCGAGCGCCCGGTGGTCTTCGCCGGACAGGGTGTCCACTACGCGAAGGGCTGGAACAGTCTGAAGGAACTCGCCGAAACCCTCGAAGCCCCCGTGGCGACGAGTTTGAACGGGAAGAGCGCGTTCCCCGAGGATCACCCCCTCTCGCTGGGCGCCGCCAGCAAAAGCGAGCCCGGTCAGCTCGCCCATTTCATGCGCGAGGCCGACGTCGTCTTCGGGATCGGCTGTTCGTTCACCGAGACCGCATACGGGTTGACCGCCCCCGAGGGCGCCGACATCGTCCACTCGACGCTCGATCCCACGGACATCGACAAGGACGTCGTCTCGACGCACTCGCTGGTCGGCGACGCCAAGCTCACCCTCGAAGCGCTGCTCGACGAACTCGACGGCCGCGTCGACGATGACCGCGGGCGGGCCGATGACGTGGCGGCGGAGATCGAGGACGTCCGCGAGGAGTGGCTCGCCGAGTGGGAGGCGAAGCTCACCTCCGAAGACACGCCGATCAACCCGTATCGAGTGGTTCGGGAGCTCGACGAGATCGTCGACAAGGAGGAGGTCGTCATCACCCACGACGCGGGCAATCCCCGCGACTTCCTCGCGCCGTTCTTCGAGGTCACAGAACCCCTCTCCTATATCGGCTGGGGGAAGACCACCCAACTGGGCTACGGGCTGGGGCTGACGATGGGCGCGAAGCTCGTCAATCCGGAGAAGCTCTGCATCAACGTCTGGGGCGACGGCGCGATCGGAATGACGGCCCTCGATCTGGAGACCGCGGCCCGCGAGGACATCCCGATCCTCTCGATCCACCTGAACAACTTCGAAATGGCCTCGTATGACACGCCATTCGGCGGCGACTGGGCGGACGTCGCGGAGGGACTCGGTTGCTACGGCGAGCGCGTCGAGGACCCCGACGAACTCGGGGCGGCCATCGAACGCGGGATCGAGCAGACCGAGGAGGGAACGCCCGCGCTGATCGAGGTCATCACTGCGAAGGAGACCGAGCTCTCGCGGCCGGATCTCGAATAA
- a CDS encoding CaiB/BaiF CoA transferase family protein, with the protein MESDSTSQEKILDGITVVDLTTFVTGGFATLMLANQGAEVIKVERPELGDDSRHSGPPFVSTEDYEGPGRSAAEQGESPYFWTVNYDKQSVELNLKSEEGLAICKELIEEADVVVENFRPGTAERLGLGYDDLCELNPELVYCSISAFGETGPWSDRPGYDLLVQGMSGIMSVTGEEDGDPVKVGLPQTDLITAMWAAFGIVGALFRRERTGEGERVELGMLEAALPWLTKQAAKAFVGETPGRMGTKDPVLAPYQSYPTSDGYLNVACGNQKLWEGFCTEIGREDLLDDPRFDSNADRVEHMDELEEELSETLRERTTDEWVEALAEEAGLPVGPVYEVGEALENEQVEARGAVGSLDHPAAGEIPSLEHPLNFEGADSGFDDAPPLLGEDTEAILDRLGYSEEQVAELRDSGAIPDA; encoded by the coding sequence ATGGAATCCGATAGCACGAGTCAAGAGAAGATACTCGACGGGATCACCGTCGTCGATCTCACCACGTTCGTCACCGGCGGCTTCGCGACGCTGATGCTCGCGAACCAGGGCGCGGAGGTCATTAAGGTCGAACGGCCCGAACTGGGCGACGACAGTCGCCACTCGGGCCCGCCGTTCGTCTCGACGGAGGACTACGAGGGACCCGGCCGGTCGGCCGCCGAGCAGGGGGAATCGCCCTACTTCTGGACGGTCAACTACGACAAGCAGAGCGTCGAACTGAACCTCAAAAGCGAGGAGGGACTGGCGATCTGCAAGGAGCTGATCGAGGAGGCGGACGTAGTAGTCGAGAACTTCCGGCCCGGGACCGCCGAACGGCTCGGACTGGGGTATGACGATCTGTGTGAATTGAACCCCGAACTCGTCTACTGTTCGATCTCCGCGTTCGGCGAGACGGGCCCGTGGAGTGACCGCCCGGGATATGACCTCCTGGTTCAGGGCATGAGCGGGATCATGAGCGTCACCGGCGAGGAGGACGGCGACCCGGTGAAGGTCGGCCTTCCTCAAACCGATCTCATCACGGCGATGTGGGCCGCCTTCGGCATCGTCGGCGCGCTCTTCCGGCGCGAGCGCACGGGCGAGGGCGAGCGCGTCGAACTCGGCATGCTGGAGGCGGCACTGCCGTGGCTCACCAAGCAGGCCGCGAAGGCGTTCGTCGGTGAGACCCCCGGAAGAATGGGCACCAAGGATCCGGTGCTCGCGCCGTATCAGAGCTATCCCACCAGCGATGGCTATCTGAACGTCGCCTGCGGCAACCAGAAGCTCTGGGAGGGGTTCTGCACCGAGATCGGGCGGGAGGACCTCCTCGACGACCCGCGATTCGACTCCAACGCCGACCGGGTCGAGCACATGGATGAGCTAGAAGAGGAGCTCTCGGAGACGCTTCGCGAGCGCACCACCGACGAGTGGGTCGAGGCGCTGGCCGAGGAGGCGGGCCTGCCCGTCGGCCCGGTCTACGAGGTGGGCGAGGCACTGGAGAACGAGCAAGTGGAGGCCCGCGGGGCAGTGGGATCGCTCGATCACCCCGCGGCGGGCGAGATCCCGAGCCTCGAACACCCGCTGAACTTCGAGGGCGCCGACAGCGGGTTCGACGACGCGCCGCCGCTCCTGGGCGAGGACACCGAGGCGATCCTCGATCGCCTCGGATACTCCGAGGAACAGGTCGCGGAACTGCGTGACTCGGGTGCGATACCCGACGCGTAA
- a CDS encoding CaiB/BaiF CoA transferase family protein has product MSETDTDGDGNRGPLAGVSVVEMTAHRAGPFCGALLADMGAEVVKIERPGAGDPARSQGVGPDGKSGYFMANNRNKKSVTLDLKSEAGVEAARSLLEAADVFVENFGYGVTDKLGIGYEDLRQRNPDIVYASIKGYGESGPYKEKPGLDMILQAEGGIMSVTGPEGGQPVKVGQAIGDLTTGMFAAMGTLARLYEGERAGEDEEFVGKFDVGLFDSIVTLMNEYLTEYSMDGSVPGPQGTSHQTLVPYQRFETADGALVTGVPSDDRWGDFVELLGREELAEYPTNDDRQEHAEKVVEIIEAEFETESTEHWLDSLTEYGFPCGPINDVEGVVEHEQTAARDLTIPHEDPEWGECLLPGHPIDFAGYEPEIREPAPRLGEHTEDVFEDVAGDQTTLEEWTAGGAFGSD; this is encoded by the coding sequence GTGAGCGAAACGGACACCGACGGGGACGGAAACCGGGGACCGCTCGCCGGCGTCTCGGTCGTCGAGATGACCGCCCACCGCGCGGGCCCGTTCTGTGGCGCGCTGCTCGCCGATATGGGCGCGGAGGTCGTGAAGATCGAGCGTCCCGGCGCGGGCGACCCCGCGCGCTCGCAGGGCGTCGGCCCCGACGGGAAGTCGGGCTACTTCATGGCGAACAACAGGAACAAGAAGTCGGTGACGCTCGACCTCAAGAGCGAGGCGGGCGTCGAGGCCGCCCGGTCGCTGCTCGAAGCCGCCGACGTCTTCGTCGAGAACTTCGGGTACGGCGTCACCGACAAGCTCGGCATCGGCTACGAGGACCTCCGCCAGCGTAATCCGGACATCGTCTATGCGAGCATCAAGGGCTACGGCGAGAGCGGGCCGTATAAGGAGAAACCGGGCCTCGACATGATCCTCCAGGCCGAGGGCGGGATCATGAGCGTCACCGGTCCCGAGGGCGGCCAGCCCGTGAAAGTGGGCCAAGCCATCGGCGATCTGACGACGGGGATGTTCGCGGCGATGGGCACCCTCGCCCGGCTCTACGAGGGCGAGCGCGCGGGCGAGGACGAGGAATTCGTCGGGAAGTTCGACGTCGGGCTGTTCGACTCGATCGTGACGCTCATGAACGAGTACCTGACCGAGTACTCGATGGACGGGAGCGTGCCGGGCCCACAGGGGACGAGCCACCAGACGCTCGTGCCCTACCAGCGCTTCGAGACCGCCGACGGCGCGCTCGTCACGGGCGTGCCGAGTGACGACCGCTGGGGTGACTTTGTCGAGCTGCTGGGCCGCGAGGAGCTCGCGGAGTACCCGACCAACGACGACCGACAGGAGCATGCCGAGAAAGTTGTGGAAATCATCGAGGCGGAGTTCGAGACGGAAAGCACGGAGCACTGGCTCGACTCACTTACTGAATACGGCTTTCCCTGCGGACCGATCAACGACGTCGAGGGCGTCGTCGAGCACGAACAGACCGCGGCACGCGATTTGACGATCCCTCATGAGGATCCCGAGTGGGGCGAGTGTCTGTTACCGGGTCACCCGATCGACTTCGCGGGCTACGAGCCCGAGATCCGCGAGCCCGCGCCGCGGCTCGGCGAACACACCGAAGACGTCTTCGAGGACGTGGCGGGCGACCAGACGACGTTGGAGGAGTGGACCGCGGGCGGGGCGTTCGGCTCCGATTAG
- a CDS encoding FAD-binding and (Fe-S)-binding domain-containing protein — MATTDRHDPATDDRANYDYTNGDVERPDLVADLEDRVEGDVRFDEYSRELYATDASAYEVTPIGVVFPTATEDVAAVMAYCADREIPVLPRGGGTSLAGQAVNEAVVLDLSRYMTDITDVDPDAMRARAQTGVTLGELNRTLEPEGIKFAPDPSTADRSALGGAIGNNTTGAHSLLYGKTDAYVEECEAVLSDGSVHTFGEISVEELREEADPEGEVLERIYAEVVRIIDEESDAVAERYPSMKRNVSGYNLDVLVEEASEAQRASEDTSGVTASTGEGSTEEGVVNLARLLVGSEGTLAIVTEAEVSLEPIPETKSIGLLTYHSLLEAMEDVGPILEHEPAALEVLDGVLVDLARGLDEFKDVIGILPDETDTFLLVEFYADSDEERREKVETLLEDRVGEIAFGGYEAYDEETRKDFWKMRKASTPILLSRTGDEKHIAFIEDVAIPPEHLPEYTADFQAIFEDHDTFGSFYAHAGPGCMHVRPLIDTKTAEGVETMVSISDAATDLAVKYGGSVSGEHGDGRARTQWNRKLYGEHLWNVFRDLKTAFDPDWLLNPGSVCGDFDMSENLRFGPDYEFEAGFEPELNWENDNGFQGMAELCHGCGGCRTSQDGAGGVMCPTYRASQEEITSTRGRANMLRQAMSGDLPDEEQFDVEFMHEVMDLCVGCKGCARDCPSEVDMAKMKVEVEHEYLKRHGVDLRSRVFARIDWLSDLGSATAPLSNLASSLPGSGLVTEKVLGIARERTLPEFEPETLTEWYEKRGPQVSEKEADRKVLLFPDTFTDHNNTKAGKAAIEVLEAANVHVRVPEGVTGSGRPAHSKGMLDLAKEKADRNVTALAPDVNAGWDVVVVEPSDAVMFQLDYRDLLSGDAVERVAENTFGVMEYVDRFRLDETMSFGALDESLTYHGHCHQKAVKKDHHTVGVLRRAGYRVDPLDSGCCGMAGSFGYEAEHYSMSQAVGSVLFGQIEESEGESVVAPGSSCRSQIGDEYGEKPPHPVRKLAEALA, encoded by the coding sequence ATGGCAACAACCGACCGACACGACCCCGCGACCGACGACCGAGCGAACTACGACTACACGAACGGTGACGTCGAGCGACCCGATCTCGTGGCCGACCTCGAAGACCGCGTCGAGGGCGACGTCCGCTTCGACGAGTACTCACGGGAGCTGTACGCGACCGACGCCAGCGCCTACGAGGTCACGCCCATCGGCGTGGTCTTCCCGACCGCGACGGAGGACGTCGCCGCGGTGATGGCCTACTGCGCCGACCGAGAGATCCCCGTGCTGCCCCGCGGCGGCGGGACGAGCCTCGCGGGCCAAGCGGTCAACGAGGCGGTCGTGCTGGACCTCTCGCGGTACATGACCGACATCACCGACGTGGACCCCGACGCGATGCGGGCACGCGCCCAGACGGGGGTCACGCTCGGCGAACTTAACCGCACCCTCGAACCAGAGGGGATCAAGTTCGCGCCCGACCCCTCGACGGCCGACCGCAGCGCCTTGGGGGGTGCGATCGGCAACAACACGACCGGCGCACATTCGCTGCTGTACGGCAAGACCGACGCCTACGTCGAGGAGTGCGAGGCCGTCCTCTCCGATGGCTCGGTCCACACCTTCGGCGAGATCAGCGTCGAAGAACTCCGAGAGGAGGCCGATCCCGAGGGCGAGGTACTCGAGCGGATCTACGCGGAAGTCGTCCGGATCATCGACGAGGAGAGCGACGCAGTTGCGGAACGGTACCCGAGCATGAAGCGAAACGTTTCCGGATATAACCTCGACGTGCTCGTCGAGGAGGCAAGCGAGGCGCAACGCGCCTCGGAGGACACGAGCGGTGTAACCGCGAGTACTGGGGAAGGAAGCACAGAGGAAGGTGTCGTGAACCTCGCGCGCCTGCTGGTCGGCAGCGAGGGGACGCTCGCCATCGTCACCGAGGCCGAAGTGAGTCTGGAGCCGATCCCCGAGACGAAGTCGATCGGACTACTTACCTACCACAGTCTGCTGGAGGCGATGGAGGACGTCGGCCCGATCCTCGAACACGAACCCGCCGCCCTGGAGGTGCTCGACGGCGTGCTGGTCGACCTCGCGCGCGGGCTCGACGAGTTCAAGGACGTGATCGGAATTCTGCCTGATGAAACCGATACCTTCCTCCTGGTCGAGTTCTACGCCGATTCGGACGAGGAGCGCCGGGAGAAGGTCGAGACGCTGCTGGAGGACCGGGTGGGCGAGATCGCCTTCGGCGGCTACGAGGCCTACGACGAGGAGACCCGGAAGGACTTCTGGAAGATGCGCAAGGCCTCGACGCCGATCCTCCTCTCTCGTACGGGCGACGAGAAACACATCGCGTTCATCGAGGACGTCGCGATCCCGCCCGAACACCTCCCGGAGTACACCGCCGACTTCCAGGCGATCTTCGAGGACCACGACACGTTCGGGAGCTTCTACGCCCACGCCGGTCCGGGATGTATGCACGTCCGTCCGCTGATCGACACTAAAACTGCGGAGGGCGTCGAGACGATGGTTTCGATCTCGGACGCCGCGACGGATCTCGCGGTGAAATACGGAGGGAGCGTCTCGGGCGAACACGGTGACGGACGGGCCAGAACCCAGTGGAACAGGAAGCTCTACGGCGAGCATCTCTGGAACGTGTTCCGCGACCTGAAGACCGCCTTCGACCCCGACTGGCTGCTCAATCCCGGCTCGGTCTGTGGCGACTTCGACATGAGCGAGAACCTCCGCTTCGGTCCCGACTACGAGTTCGAGGCGGGCTTCGAGCCCGAACTCAACTGGGAGAACGACAACGGCTTTCAGGGGATGGCCGAGCTGTGCCATGGGTGTGGCGGCTGTCGGACCAGCCAGGACGGAGCCGGCGGCGTGATGTGCCCGACGTATCGGGCCTCCCAGGAGGAGATCACGAGCACGAGAGGGCGGGCGAACATGCTCCGGCAGGCGATGAGCGGCGATTTACCCGACGAGGAGCAGTTCGACGTGGAGTTCATGCACGAGGTGATGGACCTCTGTGTGGGCTGTAAGGGCTGTGCGCGGGACTGTCCCTCCGAGGTCGACATGGCGAAGATGAAGGTCGAGGTCGAACACGAGTACCTGAAGCGTCACGGGGTCGACCTGCGCTCGCGCGTCTTCGCGCGTATCGACTGGCTCTCGGACCTCGGGAGCGCGACCGCCCCGCTCTCGAACCTCGCGAGTTCGCTCCCCGGGTCGGGACTCGTCACCGAAAAAGTCCTGGGGATCGCCCGCGAGCGCACCCTGCCGGAGTTCGAGCCCGAGACGCTCACGGAATGGTACGAGAAACGCGGGCCGCAGGTGAGTGAAAAAGAGGCCGACCGGAAGGTTCTGTTGTTCCCCGATACGTTCACCGACCACAACAACACGAAGGCGGGCAAGGCCGCAATCGAAGTGCTCGAAGCCGCGAACGTTCACGTGAGGGTTCCCGAAGGCGTCACCGGCAGCGGCCGGCCGGCCCACTCGAAGGGGATGCTCGACCTCGCGAAGGAGAAGGCCGACCGGAACGTCACCGCGCTCGCGCCCGACGTGAACGCGGGCTGGGACGTGGTCGTCGTCGAGCCCTCCGACGCCGTGATGTTCCAGTTGGACTACCGCGACCTCCTCTCCGGAGACGCGGTCGAACGGGTGGCCGAAAACACCTTCGGCGTCATGGAGTACGTCGATCGGTTCCGCCTCGACGAGACGATGAGCTTCGGCGCGCTCGACGAATCGCTCACGTATCACGGTCACTGCCACCAGAAGGCGGTCAAGAAGGACCACCACACCGTGGGCGTCCTCCGGCGGGCCGGCTACCGGGTCGACCCGCTGGATTCAGGCTGTTGCGGAATGGCCGGCTCGTTCGGCTACGAGGCCGAACACTACTCGATGAGCCAGGCGGTCGGCTCCGTGCTGTTCGGACAGATCGAGGAGAGTGAGGGAGAGAGCGTCGTCGCCCCGGGTTCGTCGTGTCGCAGCCAGATCGGCGACGAGTACGGCGAAAAGCCGCCCCACCCGGTCAGAAAGCTTGCCGAGGCGCTGGCCTAA
- the ddh gene encoding D-2-hydroxyacid dehydrogenase, with protein sequence MAAPDLEQLYVHESVDSVIPEGAFVEAFSDLSIPVELVGDGREYDQRDGVVTYAPREEFLDAGWVHCARAGYDAFDTEAYAETDTPLTNSSGIHGATVGEVAVGCMLSLARMLHVYRDNQNETHWYTPEYDRPFTVENERLCVLGLGTIGEGIATRADGLGMEVVGVRRSDEPVPGVSEVYDPDELHEAISDARFVAITLPHTPETDGLLSTPEFEAMRDDAYLVNVARGPIVDEEALVAAIEDGEIAGAALDVFETEPLPEESPLWDMEDVIVMPHKGSATNRYHLDIADLVKENVERYRSGEELRNRVA encoded by the coding sequence ATGGCAGCACCCGACCTCGAACAGCTGTACGTCCACGAATCCGTCGACAGCGTCATCCCGGAGGGGGCGTTCGTCGAGGCGTTTTCGGATCTTTCGATCCCGGTCGAACTCGTCGGCGACGGACGGGAGTACGACCAGCGCGACGGCGTCGTCACCTACGCCCCCCGCGAGGAGTTCCTCGACGCCGGCTGGGTCCACTGTGCCCGAGCGGGCTACGACGCCTTCGATACCGAGGCCTACGCCGAGACGGATACCCCGCTAACCAACAGTTCGGGCATCCACGGCGCGACCGTCGGCGAGGTCGCCGTCGGCTGTATGCTCTCGCTTGCACGCATGTTGCACGTCTACCGGGACAACCAGAACGAAACCCACTGGTACACCCCCGAGTACGACCGTCCGTTCACCGTCGAAAACGAGCGACTCTGCGTGCTCGGGCTGGGGACCATCGGCGAGGGGATCGCCACGCGGGCCGATGGGTTAGGGATGGAGGTCGTCGGCGTCCGGCGCTCGGACGAACCGGTTCCCGGGGTCTCGGAGGTCTACGACCCCGACGAGCTTCACGAGGCGATCTCGGACGCCCGATTCGTCGCGATCACGCTGCCGCACACCCCCGAGACTGACGGCCTGCTCTCGACGCCGGAGTTCGAGGCGATGCGCGACGATGCCTATCTCGTGAACGTCGCCCGAGGTCCCATCGTCGACGAGGAGGCGCTCGTTGCGGCGATCGAGGACGGCGAGATCGCGGGTGCGGCACTCGACGTCTTCGAGACCGAACCCCTTCCCGAAGAATCGCCGCTGTGGGACATGGAGGACGTGATCGTCATGCCGCATAAGGGCTCTGCGACCAACCGGTACCACCTTGACATCGCCGACCTGGTGAAGGAGAACGTCGAGCGCTACCGGTCGGGGGAGGAACTGCGAAACCGCGTCGCCTGA
- a CDS encoding phosphate acyltransferase, which yields ANPDPEITYEEAKQAREDTVIMATGRSDYPNQVNNVLCFPFLFRGALDVRATEINEVMKVACAEALADLAKQDAPDAVRKAYSDETLRFGPEYILPKPLDSRVLFEVASAVAQAAISSDVARHEVELDEYRETLEARLGKSREMMRVVLDKAKSDPKRVALAEGEHEKMIRAAYRMQEEGIARPVLVGDRESIEGTITNLDLEFEPELVDRSDDAYRTYADRLYERRQRKGLTRTEALDRLENDPNYLASAMVEAGDADAMLTGLTHHYPSALRPPLEVIGTADDTDYAAGVYLLAFKDRVVFCADATVNQNPDEDVLAEVARHTAQLARRFNVEPRVALLSYSDFGSVDNEGTRKPRNAARALRRDPDVDFPVDGEMQADTAIVEDMLDGTYDFAELEEPANVLVFPNLEAGNIAYKLLQRLGGAEAIGPMLAGMDEPVHVLQRGDEVKDIVNLASVAVVDAQEQ from the coding sequence GGCCAACCCCGACCCCGAGATCACCTACGAGGAGGCCAAACAAGCCCGCGAGGACACGGTGATCATGGCGACCGGGCGCTCGGACTACCCCAACCAGGTCAACAACGTGCTGTGTTTCCCGTTCCTGTTTCGGGGGGCCTTGGACGTGCGGGCCACGGAGATCAACGAGGTGATGAAGGTCGCTTGCGCCGAGGCGCTTGCCGACCTCGCAAAACAGGACGCCCCGGACGCGGTCCGGAAGGCCTACTCCGACGAGACGCTGCGCTTCGGCCCGGAGTACATCCTGCCCAAGCCCCTCGACTCGCGGGTGCTGTTCGAGGTGGCTTCGGCGGTCGCGCAGGCGGCAATCTCGAGCGACGTCGCGCGTCACGAGGTCGAACTCGACGAGTATCGCGAGACACTCGAGGCCCGACTCGGTAAGTCCCGCGAGATGATGCGGGTCGTCCTCGATAAGGCGAAAAGCGATCCCAAACGTGTGGCGCTCGCCGAGGGGGAACACGAGAAGATGATCCGTGCGGCCTACCGGATGCAAGAGGAGGGGATCGCTCGGCCCGTCCTCGTGGGCGATCGCGAGTCGATCGAGGGGACGATCACGAACCTCGACCTCGAGTTCGAACCCGAACTCGTCGATCGATCGGACGACGCCTACAGGACCTATGCGGACCGTCTGTACGAACGGCGGCAGCGAAAGGGACTGACCCGAACCGAGGCACTCGACCGCCTCGAAAACGATCCGAACTACCTCGCGAGCGCGATGGTCGAGGCCGGCGACGCCGACGCCATGCTGACGGGGCTGACCCATCACTACCCCTCGGCGCTCCGTCCCCCGTTGGAGGTAATCGGGACGGCCGACGATACCGACTACGCCGCCGGGGTCTACCTGCTGGCGTTCAAGGACCGCGTGGTCTTCTGTGCGGACGCCACCGTCAACCAGAACCCCGACGAGGACGTCCTCGCGGAGGTCGCTCGCCACACCGCACAGCTGGCCCGCCGCTTCAACGTCGAACCGCGGGTTGCCCTCCTGTCGTACTCCGATTTCGGATCGGTGGACAACGAAGGGACGCGAAAGCCACGCAACGCGGCGCGCGCGCTCCGACGGGACCCCGACGTGGACTTCCCGGTCGACGGCGAGATGCAGGCCGACACCGCCATCGTCGAGGACATGCTCGACGGGACGTACGACTTCGCGGAGCTGGAGGAACCGGCGAACGTGCTGGTCTTTCCCAATCTGGAGGCAGGCAACATCGCCTACAAACTGCTCCAGCGACTGGGCGGCGCGGAAGCCATTGGACCAATGCTCGCGGGTATGGACGAGCCGGTGCACGTCCTCCAGCGCGGCGACGAAGTCAAGGACATCGTCAATCTGGCGAGCGTCGCGGTCGTCGACGCCCAAGAGCAGTAG
- a CDS encoding MFS transporter: MNGNDRSIAGFTMLAHGTFHTYELSIPLFIVIWLDVFEVSAFVLGIVVSIGYGLIGVGALPSGVLADRYGSRRLIVAAVLGMGGGFFLLALAPNVYTLCGAIVVWGAAASIYHPAGLSLISRGAEERGTVFAYHGVGGNVGTAFGPLLAALLLIFLDWRFVIVALAIPAVVVVAVGSAIEFDETAATATDGGERTDGDEGPTTDGEDGDDGFDLGSIVADSRLLFTTGFALAFVIVMLYGTYYRGLLTFMPDMIADLPQFGTYTIMGQSAEPSQYIYTGLLMVGILGQYAGGRVTDHVRTEYALLATLTALAALAVVFLPAAGWGVVPFLAVCAILGFCLYATAPIYQVVIAEYAAEDVHGLSYGFTYLGMFGVGAGGAALAGALLTYFSASVLLGTLGAIALLAAGLVVVVLKFV; this comes from the coding sequence ATGAACGGGAACGACCGCTCGATCGCCGGATTCACCATGCTCGCCCACGGGACCTTCCACACCTACGAGCTGTCGATTCCGCTCTTCATCGTGATCTGGCTCGACGTCTTCGAGGTCTCGGCGTTCGTCCTCGGGATCGTCGTCAGCATCGGTTACGGGTTGATCGGCGTCGGCGCGCTTCCCAGCGGCGTGCTCGCCGACCGGTACGGTTCACGACGACTGATCGTCGCCGCAGTTCTGGGAATGGGAGGGGGATTTTTCCTGCTCGCGCTCGCGCCCAACGTCTACACGCTCTGTGGGGCGATCGTCGTCTGGGGTGCCGCCGCGAGCATCTACCACCCTGCCGGGCTCTCGCTGATCAGCCGCGGGGCCGAGGAACGGGGGACCGTCTTCGCGTACCACGGCGTCGGCGGCAACGTCGGCACCGCGTTCGGTCCGCTGCTCGCCGCCCTTCTGTTGATCTTTCTCGACTGGCGGTTCGTCATCGTTGCACTCGCGATCCCGGCGGTCGTCGTCGTGGCGGTCGGCTCCGCCATCGAGTTCGACGAGACGGCCGCCACCGCGACCGACGGCGGCGAGAGAACCGACGGCGACGAAGGGCCGACGACCGACGGCGAAGACGGGGACGACGGCTTCGACCTCGGGTCGATCGTCGCCGATTCTCGCCTGCTCTTCACGACGGGCTTTGCCCTCGCGTTCGTGATCGTCATGCTCTATGGCACCTACTACCGGGGGCTGCTGACGTTCATGCCCGACATGATCGCGGACCTCCCGCAGTTCGGCACCTACACGATCATGGGACAGTCGGCCGAACCCTCCCAGTACATCTACACCGGTCTGTTGATGGTCGGCATCCTCGGCCAGTACGCCGGCGGGCGGGTCACCGATCACGTCAGGACCGAGTACGCGCTGCTGGCGACGTTGACGGCGCTCGCGGCGCTCGCGGTCGTCTTCCTGCCCGCGGCGGGCTGGGGGGTCGTCCCGTTCCTCGCGGTCTGTGCGATCCTCGGGTTCTGCCTTTATGCGACCGCGCCGATCTATCAGGTCGTGATCGCGGAATACGCCGCAGAGGACGTCCACGGTCTCTCCTACGGCTTTACGTATCTGGGTATGTTCGGCGTCGGAGCGGGGGGCGCCGCGCTGGCAGGCGCGCTGCTGACGTACTTCAGCGCCTCCGTGTTGCTCGGAACCCTCGGCGCGATCGCGCTCCTCGCGGCTGGGCTCGTGGTAGTCGTCCTCAAATTCGTCTAA